From Cheilinus undulatus linkage group 17, ASM1832078v1, whole genome shotgun sequence, one genomic window encodes:
- the dolk gene encoding dolichol kinase, translating to MQINPVYVESSVVLAVVLCVHMAVWNQHSWCSIALFIQAFYVQHKWDRLLRSGGAVFQFRPSASSGIVPASMVMPLLGLALREKCSASGNVYFERFSMVITITGMMLALFLSLIALGITRPVPTNTCIIAGMAGSAILYTTKQTLTVSEVIEVLEVLLIFVYLSLIVLYLLPRCFTPGEALLIVGGISFIVNQLIKRSLNLAEVKGDPVNYFLPVVVLGSLLLGIFFALLFCFMESETWVSSLFFHMMTAVLALGILMPWLSLFIGRHPLMWLLDFATLNDRRLCLLGYWVFLAVVATCVVLHQNHQRQSGSKKHQASTVVRKYFHLIVVATYVPGLIYDRQLLHVASVGCLAVFLFLEYVRYFRIRPLGQLLRQVLTLFLDERDSGPLILTHIYLLMGMSLPIWLFPGPCAPKGILPGAGGLVPYAGVLAVGVGDTVASVFGSTMGEIRWPGTKKTMEGTATSVFAQIIAVAMFLIFDGSINLNSSYSWIVGSVTLVAMLEAYTSQIDNLLLPLYLFILLLL from the coding sequence ATGCAGATCAATCCAGTCTATGTGGAGTCCTCTGTAGTCTTGGCTGTGGTGCTGTGTGTCCACATGGCAGTCTGGAACCAGCACTCCTGGTGCAGCATAGCCCTCTTCATCCAGGCTTTCTACGTCCAACACAAATGGGACCGTCTGCTCAGGTCAGGAGGTGCCGTTTTCCAGTTCCGACCTTCGGCGAGCAGCGGCATCGTCCCTGCCTCCATGGTGATGCCTTTACTGGGCCTGGCGCTGAGAGAAAAGTGCTCTGCCTCAGGGAATGTCTACTTTGAGCGCTTCTCCATGGTGATCACCATCACAGGCATGATGCTGGCTCTGTTTCTCTCCCTGATCGCTCTGGGCATCACTAGACCTGTCCCCACAAACACTTGCATTATCGCAGGCATGGCTGGCAGCGCAATTCTCTACACAACTAAACAGACGCTGACTGTATCTGAGGTCATCGAGGTCCTAGAGGTGCTGCTGATCTTCGTTTATCTCAGCTTGATTGTGCTTTATTTGCTGCCGCGCTGCTTCACACCTGGAGAGGCGCTCCTGATTGTCGGTGGGATCAGCTTCATTGTCAACCAGCTCATCAAACGTTCCCTGAACTTAGCAGAAGTCAAAGGCGACCCTGTGAACTATTTCCTGCCAGTGGTAGTGTTGGGCTCGTTGTTGCTGGGTATTTTCTTCGCCCTGCTCTTCTGCTTCATGGAGTCTGAAACCTGGGTGTCGTCGCTGTTCTTCCACATGATGACAGCCGTTCTGGCTCTGGGGATCCTCATGCCATGGCTTTCCCTGTTCATTGGGCGGCACCCTCTCATGTGGTTGCTAGACTTTGCCACGTTAAATGACAGAAGACTGTGTTTGCTGGGGTACTGGGTGTTTCTAGCTGTCGTGGCAACTTGCGTAGTGTTACACCAGAACCACCAGCGGCAGTCCGGGTCCAAAAAGCATCAGGCATCTACAGTTGTCAGGAAGTACTTCCACCTCATAGTGGTAGCTACATATGTTCCAGGGCTGATATACGACAGGCAGCTTCTCCATGTGGCGTCCGTAGGCTGCTTGGCGGTTTTCTTATTCCTGGAGTATGTGCGTTATTTTCGAATCAGGCCGCTCGGTCAGCTCCTCAGGCAGGTCCTTACTTTATTCCTGGATGAACGAGACTCTGGGCCTCTTATTCTGACCCACATCTACCTGCTGATGGGGATGTCTCTACCGATATGGTTGTTTCCAGGACCCTGCGCCCCTAAGGGGATACTTCCTGGTGCAGGCGGGTTGGTGCCTTACGCAGGTGTGCTTGCCGTTGGAGTCGGAGACACTGTGGCGTCCGTGTTTGGCAGCACCATGGGGGAGATACGCTGGCCCGGCACAAAGAAAACCATGGAGGGGACTGCGACGTCAGTGTTTGCTCAGATCATTGCTGTTGCTATGTTCCTTATCTTTGATGGGAGCATCAATCTGAACTCCAGCTACTCGTGGATTGTCGGTTCTGTCACTCTGGTGGCCATGCTGGAGGCCTACACGTCCCAAATAGACAACCTCCTCCTCCCACTCTACCTCTTCATCCTGCTGTTACTTTGA